A single region of the Halobacterium wangiae genome encodes:
- a CDS encoding acyl-CoA dehydrogenase produces the protein MDFSLTPEQQQIRDMVAEFVDEEVVPRAAEIDAADEFPWDLVEEMSDLGLMGMPFPEEYDGAGLDYHSYAIALEEISRGSGGLGTVVAAHTSLAGNMLNAYGDDDQKSAFLAPLNRGDDVGAFALSEAGAGSDVPAMQTTAEKDGDEYVVNGDKLWISNGSVADTVTLFAKTDPDAGHRGISSFVVRPEEDDGFYVEGTEDKLGDKGCPTAELRFDDMRIPESRILGEEGDGFTHALETLNGGRITIAARSIGLARAALEDSLQYAQDREQFDQPISEFQTIQHKLADMDTKIQSAKLLMHRAADKKIRGEDFIKDAAQAKLYASEISREVTNEGIQIHGGYGYTKDFDVERYYRDSKLNEIYEGTSEVLRNTIARRLLK, from the coding sequence ATGGACTTCAGTCTCACGCCCGAGCAACAGCAGATTCGCGACATGGTCGCGGAGTTCGTGGACGAGGAAGTGGTGCCGCGGGCGGCCGAGATCGACGCGGCCGACGAGTTCCCGTGGGACCTCGTCGAGGAGATGAGCGACCTCGGTCTGATGGGGATGCCGTTCCCCGAGGAGTACGACGGCGCGGGCCTCGACTACCACTCCTACGCCATCGCCCTCGAGGAGATCTCCCGGGGGAGCGGCGGTCTCGGCACGGTCGTCGCGGCGCACACGAGCCTCGCCGGGAACATGCTGAATGCGTACGGCGACGACGACCAGAAGTCGGCGTTCCTCGCGCCGCTCAACCGTGGTGACGACGTCGGCGCGTTCGCGCTCTCGGAGGCAGGGGCTGGCTCCGACGTCCCGGCGATGCAGACGACCGCGGAAAAGGACGGCGACGAGTACGTCGTCAACGGCGACAAACTCTGGATCTCCAACGGGAGCGTCGCGGACACCGTGACGCTGTTCGCGAAGACCGACCCGGACGCCGGCCATCGCGGCATCTCCTCGTTCGTCGTCCGGCCCGAGGAGGACGACGGCTTCTACGTCGAGGGCACCGAGGACAAACTCGGCGACAAGGGCTGTCCGACCGCCGAACTCCGCTTCGACGACATGCGCATCCCCGAGAGCCGCATCCTCGGCGAGGAGGGAGACGGGTTCACGCACGCACTGGAGACGCTGAACGGCGGCCGCATCACCATCGCCGCGCGCTCCATCGGCCTCGCGCGGGCAGCCCTGGAGGACAGCCTCCAGTACGCCCAGGACCGCGAGCAGTTCGACCAGCCCATCAGCGAGTTCCAGACCATCCAGCACAAACTCGCGGACATGGACACGAAGATCCAGTCAGCGAAGCTGCTGATGCACCGCGCCGCGGACAAGAAGATCCGCGGCGAGGACTTCATCAAGGACGCCGCGCAGGCGAAGCTGTACGCCTCCGAGATCAGTCGCGAGGTCACCAACGAGGGCATCCAGATTCACGGCGGCTACGGCTACACGAAGGACTTCGACGTCGAGCGCTACTACCGGGACTCGAAGCTCAACGAGATCTACGAGGGGACGAGCGAGGTGCTCCGGAACACTATCGCTCGCCGACTGCTGAAGTAA
- a CDS encoding thiolase domain-containing protein: MTNVRVAGVGLTHFGRHPERTSRDLFAEAGLAALDDAGVDRDDVEGVYYGNFMGALAEHQGHQGPLAAEALGVDAPATRYESACASSGVALRQAVKDVRNGEADVLVVGGAERMNNLETAESTEALAIAADELYEVRAGVTFPGAYAMMANAYFEEFGGSHEDLAHVAVKNHENAVGNEHAQYQKEITVEDVLESPPVAEPLNLYDACPVTDGASAVVLVSEDYANDHDVEAPVAVTGTGQGGDNMALQDRDDMATSPAATDAAAEAYAEAGVTAADVDFAEVHDCFTIAEVLAVESLGFFETGEGVAAARRGVTTRDGDLPVNLSGGLKAKGHPVGATGTSQVAELTRLLRGDHHNSEYVAAADVAVAHNAGGTVASAVVHVLEVER, translated from the coding sequence ATGACTAACGTGCGAGTCGCCGGGGTCGGGCTGACCCACTTCGGTCGCCACCCCGAGCGGACGAGCCGCGACCTGTTCGCGGAGGCCGGACTCGCGGCACTCGACGACGCGGGCGTCGACCGCGACGACGTGGAAGGCGTCTACTACGGGAACTTCATGGGCGCGCTCGCCGAACACCAGGGCCACCAGGGCCCGCTCGCTGCCGAGGCGCTCGGCGTCGACGCCCCCGCGACGCGCTACGAGAGCGCGTGTGCGTCCAGCGGCGTGGCGCTCCGGCAGGCCGTCAAGGACGTGCGCAACGGCGAGGCGGACGTCCTCGTCGTCGGCGGCGCCGAGCGGATGAACAACCTCGAGACGGCTGAGTCGACGGAGGCGCTGGCCATCGCCGCCGACGAACTGTACGAGGTGCGGGCAGGCGTGACGTTCCCCGGCGCGTACGCGATGATGGCCAACGCGTACTTCGAGGAGTTCGGCGGCAGCCACGAGGACCTCGCACACGTCGCGGTGAAGAACCACGAGAACGCCGTCGGCAACGAGCACGCGCAGTACCAGAAGGAGATCACCGTCGAGGACGTCCTGGAGTCGCCGCCGGTCGCCGAACCGCTGAACCTCTACGACGCCTGTCCCGTCACCGACGGCGCGAGCGCGGTCGTGCTCGTCAGCGAGGACTACGCCAACGACCACGACGTCGAGGCGCCCGTCGCCGTCACTGGCACTGGCCAGGGAGGCGACAACATGGCGCTGCAGGACCGCGACGACATGGCTACGTCGCCGGCGGCCACGGACGCCGCGGCGGAGGCGTACGCCGAGGCCGGCGTGACCGCCGCCGACGTTGACTTCGCGGAGGTCCACGACTGCTTCACCATCGCGGAAGTGCTCGCCGTCGAGTCGCTCGGCTTCTTCGAGACGGGCGAGGGCGTCGCTGCCGCCCGACGGGGCGTCACGACCCGAGATGGCGACCTGCCGGTGAACCTCTCGGGTGGCCTGAAGGCGAAGGGCCACCCGGTCGGTGCGACCGGGACGAGCCAGGTCGCCGAGTTGACCCGACTGCTCCGGGGCGACCACCACAACAGCGAGTACGTGGCGGCCGCGGACGTCGCCGTGGCGCACAACGCGGGTGGCACCGTGGCGAGTGCAGTCGTCCACGTGCTGGAGGTGGAGCGATGA
- the meaB gene encoding methylmalonyl Co-A mutase-associated GTPase MeaB produces MATTDEPEIVTELLAGKHHALARTITKIENRSPGYRDVVSALYPHTGGADVVGITGSPGSGKSTLVDKMAKTYRDRGLSVGVIAVDPSSPFTGGAVLGDRIRMASTATDMEVFFRSMSARGSLGGLSTATADAVKALDAFGKDKIIIETVGAGQNEVDVVKTADTVAVLVPPSSGDDVQMLKAGILEIGDVFVVNKADLQGANKTVTELKNMLDLRESEPDDWEPEVVETVAKSGEGVEDFLAVLENHTSWLDDSGRREEKRHTRYAEELRNLLREDASELLADELDARGGIEELVARIDDGDTTPYELADDIVDPLAECLDEQRD; encoded by the coding sequence ATGGCGACCACCGACGAGCCCGAGATCGTCACGGAGCTACTCGCGGGGAAACACCACGCGCTCGCCCGCACCATCACGAAGATCGAGAACCGGTCGCCGGGCTACCGCGACGTCGTCTCCGCGCTCTACCCCCACACCGGCGGCGCCGACGTCGTCGGCATCACCGGTAGTCCAGGCTCCGGGAAGTCGACGCTCGTGGACAAGATGGCGAAGACGTACCGCGACCGCGGGCTGAGCGTCGGCGTCATCGCCGTCGACCCGTCGTCGCCGTTCACGGGCGGCGCGGTGCTGGGCGACCGCATCCGGATGGCGTCGACGGCGACGGACATGGAGGTCTTCTTCCGGTCGATGTCCGCGCGCGGCAGTCTGGGCGGGCTCTCGACGGCCACCGCGGACGCCGTGAAGGCCCTCGACGCGTTCGGCAAGGACAAGATCATCATCGAGACGGTCGGCGCCGGGCAGAACGAGGTCGACGTGGTGAAGACGGCGGACACCGTCGCCGTGCTCGTCCCACCGTCCTCCGGCGACGACGTCCAGATGCTGAAGGCCGGTATCCTCGAGATCGGCGACGTCTTCGTCGTCAACAAGGCCGACCTCCAGGGCGCGAACAAGACGGTCACGGAGCTGAAGAACATGCTCGACCTCCGGGAGAGCGAGCCCGACGACTGGGAACCCGAGGTGGTCGAGACCGTCGCCAAGAGCGGCGAGGGCGTCGAGGACTTTCTCGCCGTCCTGGAGAACCACACCTCGTGGCTCGACGACTCGGGCCGCCGCGAAGAGAAACGCCACACGCGCTACGCCGAGGAACTCCGGAACCTCCTCCGCGAGGACGCCAGCGAACTCCTCGCCGACGAACTCGACGCCCGCGGCGGCATCGAGGAACTGGTCGCGCGCATCGACGACGGCGACACCACGCCGTACGAACTCGCCGACGACATCGTCGACCCCCTCGCCGAGTGCCTCGACGAGCAGCGGGACTGA
- a CDS encoding Zn-ribbon domain-containing OB-fold protein yields the protein MTAPGVRDAGYDDFVDALAEGEGYYLECENGHGTLPPRRVCPHCGSRELVETALPETGTIDSYTVVHVAAPAFADDVPYAVAVADFGAVRLTGQLQSDLDAVETGLTVAPRVGKSETTGERLLTFELR from the coding sequence ATGACTGCCCCGGGTGTCCGCGACGCCGGCTACGACGACTTCGTAGACGCGCTCGCCGAGGGCGAGGGCTACTACCTGGAGTGCGAGAACGGCCACGGGACCCTCCCGCCGCGGCGGGTCTGCCCGCACTGCGGGAGCCGGGAACTCGTCGAGACGGCGCTCCCGGAGACCGGAACGATCGACTCCTACACGGTGGTCCACGTCGCCGCGCCGGCGTTCGCCGACGACGTACCGTACGCCGTCGCCGTCGCCGACTTCGGCGCGGTCAGGCTCACCGGACAGCTACAGTCCGACCTCGACGCGGTCGAGACCGGGCTGACTGTCGCACCCCGCGTGGGCAAGTCGGAGACCACCGGCGAGCGGCTACTGACCTTCGAGTTGCGGTAG
- a CDS encoding DUF7111 family protein produces MTEETVEAGGVTARYYETETERVLAFSGDGGTAAVAQNREGYAMLKVRPSADGDELERYYGFDMALDHAAELLGVDPTDLPVPEAAADMGM; encoded by the coding sequence ATGACCGAGGAGACCGTCGAGGCCGGCGGCGTCACCGCTCGCTACTACGAGACCGAGACAGAGCGCGTGCTCGCGTTCTCGGGCGACGGCGGGACGGCCGCCGTCGCGCAGAACCGCGAGGGGTACGCGATGTTGAAGGTGCGGCCGTCGGCGGACGGCGACGAACTAGAACGGTACTACGGCTTCGACATGGCGCTGGACCACGCCGCGGAACTGCTCGGCGTCGACCCCACAGACCTGCCGGTGCCCGAGGCCGCCGCCGACATGGGGATGTAG
- a CDS encoding class I fructose-bisphosphate aldolase yields MRPFEDSPISRDGKVLILAYDHGLEHGPVDFEAVPETMDPEVVWDVAAHDAVSGFAVQKGVAEAYYPSYEDDVNLLAKLNGTSNLWMGEPDSAVNWTVDYAAELGADAIGFTLYGGSNHEIEMAEEFRDAQEKAREHDLPVVMWSYPRGQGLKNDKDPQTIAYAARQALELGADVAKVKYPGSPEKMEFAVNAAGPTQVVMSGGSKTSDRDFLETVKGAIDAGAVGLAVGRNVWQRENPAEFLDALEAVIYEETSVEEALSRV; encoded by the coding sequence ATGCGCCCCTTCGAGGACTCTCCGATTTCGCGCGACGGGAAAGTACTGATTCTCGCGTACGACCACGGCCTGGAGCACGGCCCGGTCGACTTCGAGGCGGTGCCCGAGACGATGGACCCCGAGGTCGTGTGGGACGTCGCCGCCCACGACGCCGTCTCTGGGTTCGCCGTCCAGAAGGGCGTCGCGGAGGCCTACTACCCCTCCTACGAGGACGACGTGAACCTGCTGGCGAAGCTCAACGGCACGTCGAACCTCTGGATGGGCGAACCCGACTCCGCGGTGAACTGGACGGTCGACTACGCCGCCGAACTCGGCGCGGACGCCATCGGCTTCACGCTCTACGGCGGATCGAACCACGAGATCGAGATGGCCGAGGAGTTCCGGGACGCACAGGAGAAGGCCCGGGAGCACGACCTCCCGGTCGTGATGTGGTCGTACCCCCGCGGCCAGGGCCTGAAGAACGACAAGGACCCACAGACCATCGCGTACGCGGCGCGACAGGCGCTGGAACTCGGCGCGGACGTCGCGAAGGTCAAGTACCCCGGCAGCCCCGAGAAGATGGAGTTCGCGGTGAACGCCGCGGGGCCCACGCAGGTCGTCATGTCCGGCGGGTCGAAGACCAGCGACCGCGACTTCCTCGAGACCGTGAAGGGCGCCATCGACGCCGGCGCCGTCGGGCTCGCAGTCGGCCGGAACGTCTGGCAGCGCGAGAACCCCGCCGAGTTCCTCGACGCCCTCGAGGCCGTCATCTACGAGGAGACGAGCGTCGAGGAGGCGCTCTCCCGCGTCTGA
- a CDS encoding alpha/beta fold hydrolase, whose protein sequence is MRLRRLLAGAVGGLALTEAANRALRTRAGPLESPLDGDQGTYRWRGFDVAYTEAGDPEDPDLVCLHGVHAAASPKEFDGIFGALAEDFHVLAPELPGFGRSDRPPVAYTSSLYESFVADFLSDAADDPVILGSSLTGAWATMAANDADARGLLLVCPTAETGPRRPWVRSLVRSPVVGQGLFNGLTSKPSLRYYDEREAFYRPEHITSDVVDYQWQTAHQAGARFAPASFVGGFLDPAVDLADELAAVDCPVTLFWGREATVTPLAEGRELADEADTRLVVLDDTKLLPHEEEPGTFVDVIRSELPQLEGQ, encoded by the coding sequence ATGCGACTCCGCAGACTCCTCGCCGGCGCCGTCGGTGGCCTCGCACTCACGGAAGCCGCGAACCGAGCCCTCCGCACTCGCGCGGGTCCACTGGAGTCCCCCCTCGACGGCGACCAGGGGACCTACCGCTGGCGCGGGTTCGACGTGGCGTACACGGAGGCGGGCGACCCGGAAGACCCGGACCTGGTCTGCCTCCACGGGGTCCACGCCGCCGCCTCCCCGAAGGAGTTCGACGGCATCTTCGGCGCGCTCGCCGAGGACTTCCACGTGCTCGCGCCGGAGCTCCCCGGATTCGGGCGCAGCGACCGGCCGCCGGTCGCGTACACCAGTTCGCTGTACGAGTCGTTCGTCGCGGACTTCCTCTCGGATGCCGCCGACGACCCGGTCATACTCGGGAGTTCGCTGACGGGCGCGTGGGCGACGATGGCGGCGAACGACGCCGACGCGCGCGGCCTGCTACTGGTCTGCCCGACCGCCGAAACCGGGCCGCGGCGGCCGTGGGTCCGCAGCCTCGTCCGTTCGCCCGTCGTGGGTCAGGGACTGTTCAACGGGCTCACGAGCAAGCCGTCGCTGCGCTACTACGACGAGCGCGAAGCGTTCTACCGGCCGGAGCACATCACGAGCGACGTCGTCGACTACCAGTGGCAGACGGCTCACCAGGCGGGCGCGCGGTTCGCACCCGCGTCGTTCGTCGGGGGCTTCCTCGACCCCGCCGTGGACCTCGCCGACGAACTCGCCGCGGTGGACTGCCCGGTGACGCTGTTCTGGGGCCGGGAGGCCACCGTGACGCCGCTCGCCGAGGGCCGGGAACTCGCCGACGAGGCGGACACGCGGCTGGTCGTCCTCGACGACACGAAACTCCTCCCACACGAGGAAGAACCGGGGACGTTCGTCGACGTGATCCGGAGCGAACTACCGCAACTCGAAGGTCAGTAG
- a CDS encoding DUF7409 domain-containing protein, producing the protein MPAEDSRDALLDLQFVGPATADVLAEADVTAAAVEAKSVSHAELVDAGVNPGVAARIRREHSLQWSFEGGQDLDRRAEQVRGLNDDEREWVAASYGEDEASADGSGDSSAEEAAWREQPSDAQRGSNPDSESVDDEAVWRAKSWPNGDDSAAERDEQAWREQSVPTPVTELDGIDEDDAALLARAGVTSVRSLATAHVEHVADSLGVSVERVAAWKETAGDAET; encoded by the coding sequence GTGCCAGCCGAGGACTCCCGCGACGCGCTGCTGGACCTGCAGTTCGTCGGCCCGGCGACGGCCGACGTGCTAGCGGAGGCCGACGTGACGGCCGCTGCAGTCGAAGCGAAGTCTGTCTCGCACGCGGAACTCGTCGACGCCGGTGTCAACCCGGGCGTGGCGGCTCGCATCCGCCGCGAGCACTCCCTCCAGTGGTCCTTCGAGGGCGGCCAGGACCTCGACCGGCGCGCCGAGCAGGTGCGCGGCCTCAACGACGACGAGCGGGAGTGGGTCGCCGCGAGCTACGGCGAGGACGAGGCGTCCGCCGACGGGAGCGGCGACTCGTCTGCGGAAGAGGCGGCGTGGCGCGAACAGCCGTCGGACGCGCAGAGGGGTTCGAACCCCGACTCGGAGTCGGTGGACGACGAGGCGGTGTGGCGGGCGAAGTCGTGGCCGAACGGCGACGACTCTGCGGCCGAGCGCGACGAGCAAGCGTGGCGCGAACAGTCCGTGCCGACCCCGGTGACGGAACTCGACGGCATCGACGAGGACGACGCGGCACTGCTCGCTCGCGCGGGCGTCACCTCGGTCCGGAGTCTCGCGACGGCACACGTCGAGCACGTCGCGGACTCGCTGGGAGTGTCCGTCGAGCGCGTGGCAGCCTGGAAGGAGACCGCCGGCGACGCGGAGACGTAG
- a CDS encoding AzlC family ABC transporter permease produces MADAEPATATDEPDGEPSLSFGWAGIREGFVTGFPVAVGVGGYGIVFGVVARQSGLSVAEAALMSATVLAGAAQLVAVGLWADPIPVVAVVTTTAVVNLRYVLMGAALRPWFRQLSPLETYTSLFFFADENWALTIGELRAGSTRGAFLLGSGLVLWLLWVVTTVVGATAGDLVGDPARFGLDFVVTALFLTLAAGFWDGAESLRPWLAAAGVALAVNAVIPGEWYILAGALSGATVEVVTHDG; encoded by the coding sequence GTGGCTGACGCGGAACCGGCCACTGCGACCGACGAACCGGACGGCGAGCCGTCGCTATCGTTCGGGTGGGCTGGGATCCGCGAGGGGTTCGTCACCGGGTTCCCGGTCGCCGTCGGCGTCGGCGGCTACGGAATCGTCTTCGGCGTGGTGGCCCGCCAGTCGGGCCTCAGCGTCGCGGAGGCCGCGCTGATGAGCGCGACTGTGCTCGCGGGGGCGGCGCAGCTCGTCGCCGTCGGCCTGTGGGCCGACCCGATTCCCGTCGTCGCCGTCGTCACTACGACGGCCGTCGTGAACCTCCGGTACGTGCTGATGGGCGCCGCGCTCCGCCCGTGGTTCCGCCAGTTGTCGCCGCTGGAGACCTACACGAGCCTGTTCTTCTTCGCGGACGAGAACTGGGCGCTGACCATCGGGGAGTTGCGCGCCGGGAGCACGCGGGGTGCGTTCCTCCTCGGCAGTGGCCTGGTCCTCTGGCTGCTGTGGGTCGTGACGACCGTCGTCGGCGCGACCGCGGGCGACCTGGTCGGCGACCCCGCGCGCTTCGGCCTGGACTTCGTCGTGACTGCGCTGTTCCTGACGCTCGCTGCGGGCTTCTGGGACGGCGCCGAGTCGCTGCGTCCGTGGCTCGCGGCGGCCGGCGTTGCGCTCGCCGTGAACGCCGTGATTCCGGGCGAGTGGTACATCCTCGCCGGTGCGCTCTCCGGTGCCACCGTGGAGGTGGTGACCCACGATGGCTGA
- a CDS encoding winged helix-turn-helix domain-containing protein produces MAIPHWTWPDDAPASGTDLAAASDAFDTLSDRTRAAILGTLFDADGPVAYTDLLTATGVEDNGRLNYHLRRLDGLVDRGDDGYVLTDRGRAMVRDVLAADALAGD; encoded by the coding sequence ATGGCGATTCCACACTGGACGTGGCCCGACGACGCCCCCGCCTCCGGAACCGACCTTGCGGCCGCGAGCGACGCCTTCGACACGCTCTCGGACCGGACCCGTGCGGCGATTCTCGGAACGCTGTTCGACGCCGACGGCCCGGTGGCGTACACCGACCTCCTGACGGCGACCGGCGTCGAGGACAACGGCCGTCTGAACTACCACCTCCGCCGACTCGACGGACTCGTCGACCGTGGCGACGACGGCTACGTGCTCACCGACCGTGGCCGGGCGATGGTCCGGGACGTGCTGGCGGCCGACGCGCTGGCCGGCGACTGA
- a CDS encoding AzlD domain-containing protein has product MADPLSLDLNVVVVVLAMAAVTYATKASGLWAVGRLDLSERAEAGLDVLPGAVVVAFVAPALVDGGPAEWLAAVATVAVARKTGNLLVSLAVGVGVVLAVRSVV; this is encoded by the coding sequence ATGGCTGACCCGCTCTCCCTCGACCTGAACGTCGTCGTCGTCGTCCTCGCGATGGCCGCCGTCACGTACGCGACGAAGGCCAGCGGCCTCTGGGCCGTCGGGCGCCTCGACCTCTCGGAGCGCGCCGAGGCCGGCCTCGACGTGTTACCGGGCGCGGTGGTCGTCGCGTTCGTCGCACCCGCCCTCGTCGACGGCGGCCCTGCGGAGTGGCTCGCGGCCGTCGCCACGGTCGCCGTCGCGCGGAAGACCGGCAACCTGCTGGTGTCCCTCGCTGTCGGCGTCGGTGTCGTGCTCGCGGTGAGGAGTGTCGTCTAG
- a CDS encoding 3-hydroxyacyl-CoA dehydrogenase family protein codes for MRALEDVETVGVVGAGTMGAGIAQVTSMAGYDVVMRDIERDYVEAGFDSIEDSLDRFVDKGTLDDDERQAVLDGITGTTDLADLADCDFVVEAAVENMDVKQDIFADLDEEVPDDVVLATNTSTLSITTIASATDRPEQVVGLHFMNPVPVMTGVEVVVGEKTDGGVVDFAHEFAEDLDKETWESDDKPGFVTNRILMPWLNEGIRAFDEGVASKEDIDKGMKLGTNVPMGPLELADHIGLDICLDASETLHEELGDRYKPAYLLKRKVDAGDLGKKTGEGFYSYE; via the coding sequence ATGCGAGCACTCGAAGACGTAGAGACGGTCGGCGTCGTCGGCGCCGGCACGATGGGTGCGGGCATCGCCCAAGTCACTTCGATGGCAGGCTACGACGTCGTGATGCGCGACATCGAGCGCGACTACGTCGAGGCTGGCTTCGACAGCATCGAGGACTCCCTCGACCGCTTCGTCGACAAGGGGACCCTCGACGACGACGAGCGACAGGCCGTCCTCGACGGGATCACCGGGACGACCGACCTCGCGGACCTCGCGGACTGCGATTTCGTCGTGGAGGCGGCCGTCGAGAACATGGACGTCAAGCAGGACATCTTCGCGGACCTCGACGAGGAGGTCCCGGACGACGTCGTCCTCGCGACGAACACGTCGACGCTCTCCATCACGACCATCGCGTCGGCCACCGACCGCCCCGAGCAGGTCGTGGGCCTCCACTTCATGAACCCCGTGCCGGTGATGACCGGCGTCGAGGTCGTCGTCGGCGAGAAGACCGACGGCGGCGTCGTCGACTTCGCCCACGAGTTCGCCGAGGACCTCGACAAGGAGACCTGGGAGTCCGACGACAAGCCGGGCTTCGTCACCAACCGCATCCTGATGCCGTGGCTCAACGAGGGTATCCGCGCGTTCGACGAGGGCGTCGCCTCGAAGGAGGACATCGACAAGGGGATGAAACTCGGCACGAACGTCCCGATGGGCCCCCTCGAACTCGCCGACCACATCGGCCTCGACATCTGTCTGGACGCCAGCGAGACGCTCCACGAGGAACTCGGCGACCGCTACAAGCCGGCCTACCTCCTCAAGCGGAAGGTCGACGCCGGCGACCTCGGGAAGAAGACCGGCGAGGGCTTCTACAGCTACGAGTAG
- a CDS encoding phytoene/squalene synthase family protein: MVGGQTPQPAATEREWCHETVQDVSRTFALTVDALEEPMASRICVGYLLCRVADTIEDSTSMTPERQASLLRTYDRVLDLDDDTTAETFREDVADVLPEERDADWTVVAETPRVLRAFESLDDDAQDAIRPTVREMTTGMAEFVERYADEGGLRIQSLSELEEYCWYVAGTVGELVTELLADDAADDDAETMREHARSFALLLQLVNVAKDVRPDYHEENNVYLPAEWLSEQDLAAEDVAEPSNAGRVGAVVERVTERARSYADGAHRWLDAMPTTRGNTLAAWAVPFLLAVGTMRELSERPTDVVTDGDVKVSRAEVYAVLERVYGDFDRAALAALREKIATRPLA; encoded by the coding sequence ATGGTCGGAGGCCAGACCCCCCAACCTGCTGCGACGGAGCGCGAGTGGTGTCACGAGACGGTCCAGGACGTCTCGCGCACGTTCGCACTGACTGTGGACGCCCTGGAGGAGCCCATGGCGTCCCGAATCTGTGTCGGCTACCTGCTCTGTCGCGTCGCGGACACGATCGAGGACTCGACGTCGATGACGCCCGAGAGACAGGCCTCCCTCCTGAGGACGTACGACCGCGTGCTCGACCTGGACGACGACACGACGGCGGAGACGTTCCGCGAGGACGTCGCGGACGTGCTCCCCGAGGAACGTGACGCCGACTGGACCGTCGTCGCGGAGACGCCCCGCGTCCTGCGAGCGTTCGAGAGCCTCGACGACGACGCCCAGGACGCGATCCGGCCGACCGTCCGCGAGATGACGACCGGGATGGCGGAGTTCGTAGAGCGGTACGCCGACGAGGGGGGCCTCCGCATCCAGTCGCTGAGCGAACTCGAAGAGTACTGCTGGTACGTCGCGGGCACCGTCGGCGAACTCGTCACGGAACTCCTCGCCGACGACGCCGCCGATGACGACGCCGAGACGATGCGCGAGCACGCTCGCTCGTTCGCCCTCCTCCTCCAGCTCGTCAACGTCGCCAAGGACGTCCGGCCGGACTACCACGAGGAGAACAACGTCTACCTGCCCGCCGAGTGGCTCTCGGAGCAGGACCTCGCCGCCGAAGACGTGGCCGAACCGTCGAACGCCGGCCGTGTGGGTGCAGTCGTCGAACGCGTCACCGAACGGGCACGCAGCTACGCCGACGGCGCACACCGCTGGCTCGACGCGATGCCGACGACGCGAGGCAACACGCTCGCCGCGTGGGCCGTGCCGTTCCTGCTCGCGGTCGGAACTATGCGAGAACTCTCGGAACGCCCCACGGACGTCGTCACGGACGGCGACGTGAAGGTCTCGCGGGCGGAAGTGTACGCGGTCCTCGAACGCGTCTACGGCGACTTCGACCGGGCTGCGCTGGCCGCGCTCCGCGAGAAGATCGCTACGCGACCGCTCGCCTGA